A window of Pseudomonas mucidolens contains these coding sequences:
- a CDS encoding phosphotransferase family protein: MALNDQSTQIRPGEELDASLIDPYLKAHIPGLSGTAQISQFPGGASNLTYLLEYPEQEFVLRRPPFGHKAKSAHDMGREFRILNQLKDGFPYCPKAYVHCTDESVIGAEFYVMERVKGIILRSDLPPELGLDAAKSEALCKSFIDKFVELHQVDYAACGLADLGKPEGYVARQIRGWSDRYEKALTPDAPNWAAVRAWLNDKMPADHPTSSIVHNDYRFDNVILDPHNPMQIIGVLDWELTTLGDPLMDLGNSLAYWIEADDPAPVQLMRRQPSNAPGMLTRREFVDYYAARSGIQIDNFDFYYTYGLFRLAGIVQQIYYRFFHGQTQDKRFAQFIQMNKLLEQMSLNVIGKSAL, from the coding sequence ATGGCGCTCAACGACCAATCGACCCAGATTCGCCCCGGCGAAGAACTTGATGCCAGTCTCATCGATCCCTACCTCAAGGCCCATATTCCGGGCCTGAGCGGCACGGCGCAAATCAGCCAGTTCCCCGGTGGGGCGTCCAACCTGACCTACCTGCTGGAATACCCCGAACAGGAGTTCGTCCTGCGCCGTCCACCCTTTGGCCACAAGGCCAAGTCCGCCCATGACATGGGGCGTGAATTTCGCATTCTCAACCAGCTCAAGGACGGCTTTCCGTATTGCCCCAAGGCGTACGTGCATTGCACCGACGAATCGGTGATCGGCGCCGAGTTCTACGTGATGGAACGGGTCAAGGGCATCATCCTGCGCTCGGACCTGCCGCCGGAACTGGGCCTGGACGCAGCGAAGAGCGAGGCGCTGTGCAAGAGTTTCATCGACAAGTTCGTCGAACTGCACCAGGTCGACTATGCCGCCTGCGGGCTGGCCGACCTGGGCAAGCCCGAAGGTTATGTGGCGCGACAGATTCGCGGCTGGAGTGATCGCTACGAGAAAGCCTTGACCCCTGATGCGCCGAACTGGGCAGCCGTGCGCGCCTGGCTCAACGATAAGATGCCCGCCGATCACCCGACTTCAAGCATCGTCCACAATGACTACCGCTTCGATAACGTGATCCTCGACCCACACAATCCGATGCAGATCATTGGCGTGCTGGATTGGGAACTGACCACCCTTGGGGATCCGTTGATGGACCTGGGCAACAGCCTGGCCTATTGGATTGAAGCGGACGACCCGGCGCCCGTGCAATTGATGCGTCGCCAACCCAGCAATGCACCGGGCATGCTCACCCGACGGGAATTCGTCGATTACTACGCCGCACGCTCGGGCATCCAGATCGACAACTTCGACTTCTACTACACCTACGGCCTGTTCCGCCTCGCCGGCATCGTGCAGCAGATCTACTACCGCTTCTTCCATGGCCAGACCCAGGACAAACGCTTTGCGCAGTTCATTCAGATGAACAAGCTGCTGGAGCAGATGAGCCTGAATGTCATCGGCAAATCCGCACTCTGA